Proteins encoded together in one Impatiens glandulifera chromosome 1, dImpGla2.1, whole genome shotgun sequence window:
- the LOC124921065 gene encoding AT-rich interactive domain-containing protein 1-like translates to MTRKKSKPILHKEPDTPSWFDFINDDCTKLVIPVGPRFQAEIPDLTGPPLGAQLRWLGTKDWPINVRKSETRACIIGKGRTDFCTCTMPGTIECVNHHILNKRKQLQADLGPAFQKWRFDEMGEDVSKLWNMQEQMKFINLVKTNPISQGKCFLKQAPESFPSRSRKAIVGYYFNVYIPRRISLQTRLGCKTIDTDEDEDDDDEATKTSSTLKSSKKRSKAERISSRNSKNVQTKYLTGHR, encoded by the coding sequence ATGACGAGGAAGAAGAGTAAACCTATTCTCCATAAAGAACCAGATACACCTAGCTGGTTTGACTTCATCAATGATGATTGTACAAAACTAGTCATTCCGGTTGGGCCTCGTTTTCAGGCAGAGATTCCAGATTTAACTGGTCCACCTTTAGGTGCTCAATTAAGATGGTTGGGCACCAAAGATTGGCCAATCAATGTCCGAAAATCAGAAACAAGAGCCTGCATAATCGGGAAAGGGAGAACCGATTTTTGCACTTGTACCATGCCCGGAACTATTGAATGCGTCAATCACCATATCTTGAACAAAAGGAAGCAGCTGCAGGCTGATCTTGGCCCTGCATTCCAGAAATGGAGATTTGATGAGATGGGGGAAGATGTTTCAAAGCTATGGAACATGCAGGAGCAAATGAAGTTTATCAATCTTGTGAAAACAAATCCAATCTCGCAAGGAAAATGTTTTCTGAAGCAGGCTCCTGAAAGTTTTCCTTCAAGGAGCAGAAAAGCCATTGTTGGTTACTACTTCAATGTTTATATTCCTAGGAGGATAAGTCTGCAGACCAGGTTGGGATGTAAAACTATTGATACtgatgaggatgaggatgatgatgatgaggcTACCAAAACCTCCTCAACTCTGAAAAGCTCGAAGAAAAGGTCAAAGGCTGAAAGAATTTCATCCAGAAACTCTAAAAATGTCCAAACCAAGTACTTAACTGGACATCGATGA